The Gemmata palustris genome includes a region encoding these proteins:
- the cyaB gene encoding class IV adenylate cyclase — protein MLEVEVKYRNADRTAAIATLLNWGATLTQDRTDVDLYFQAPDRDLKATDEAFRLRRIGPKNYLTYKGPRRDTETKTRAEIEVPLGDGDAAATDMERMLVALGYRPVMTVRKKRRVYQFHRDGFDLEACFDSVDRVGEFVELEILAEEAQYEAAKAGLLAAAAELGLSEKEPRSYLGLVLEAQNAPA, from the coding sequence ATGCTCGAAGTCGAAGTGAAGTACCGGAACGCGGACCGCACCGCCGCGATCGCGACGCTCCTCAATTGGGGCGCGACGCTCACCCAAGATCGCACCGACGTGGACCTGTACTTCCAGGCGCCCGATCGCGACCTGAAGGCGACCGACGAGGCGTTCCGGCTCCGGCGCATCGGGCCGAAGAACTACCTGACTTACAAAGGGCCGCGGCGCGACACCGAGACCAAGACCCGCGCCGAGATCGAGGTTCCGCTCGGGGACGGGGACGCCGCCGCGACCGACATGGAGCGGATGCTCGTCGCGCTGGGGTACCGCCCGGTGATGACGGTCCGCAAGAAGCGCCGGGTTTACCAATTCCACCGCGACGGGTTCGATCTCGAAGCCTGTTTCGACAGCGTTGATCGCGTGGGCGAATTTGTTGAACTGGAGATTCTGGCGGAAGAAGCGCAGTACGAAGCGGCGAAAGCGGGGCTGCTCGCCGCGGCCGCCGAACTCGGGCTCTCCGAAAAAGAACCGCGCTCCTATCTGGGTTTGGTGCTGGAAGCGCAAAACGCGCCCGCGTGA
- the panC gene encoding pantoate--beta-alanine ligase, translating to MLPPIVSTIADVRAAVDAARAAHKPIGFVPTMGALHEGHAALVRAARGFVVVSIFVNPTQFGPKEDFAKYPRTIDADQKLCGDAGAHLIFAPSAEEMYPTNSFTFVDVAKLGDHLCGATRPGHFRGVCTVVLKLFNIVKPDAAHFGAKDYQQARIIAQMVRDLNVPVAVRVEPTVREPDGLALSSRNRYLSAEQRAVAPRIYQMLQATRARAAAGEIDVARLESALFADLAAIPGARVDYARVVDAETLQPLARLERPAVAAVAVFLGTTRLIDNLVLA from the coding sequence ATGCTCCCACCGATTGTTTCGACTATCGCCGACGTGCGGGCCGCCGTTGATGCGGCCCGCGCCGCGCACAAGCCCATCGGCTTCGTGCCCACAATGGGCGCGCTCCACGAGGGGCACGCCGCACTGGTCCGCGCCGCGCGCGGGTTCGTGGTCGTGTCGATCTTTGTGAACCCAACGCAATTCGGTCCAAAAGAGGACTTCGCCAAGTACCCGCGCACGATCGACGCCGATCAGAAGTTGTGCGGCGACGCCGGCGCGCACCTGATCTTCGCGCCGAGCGCGGAGGAGATGTACCCGACGAACTCCTTCACGTTCGTGGACGTCGCGAAGCTGGGTGACCACCTGTGCGGCGCCACGCGGCCGGGGCACTTCCGCGGGGTGTGTACCGTTGTGCTCAAGCTCTTCAACATCGTGAAGCCCGACGCGGCCCACTTCGGCGCCAAGGATTATCAGCAGGCCCGCATCATCGCGCAGATGGTGCGCGATCTCAACGTGCCGGTCGCGGTGCGCGTCGAGCCTACGGTGCGCGAACCCGATGGGCTGGCGCTGAGTTCGCGTAACCGATACCTGAGCGCAGAGCAGCGCGCCGTAGCGCCGCGAATCTATCAGATGCTCCAGGCGACTCGTGCGCGGGCCGCGGCCGGCGAAATCGACGTTGCCCGGCTGGAGTCGGCGCTGTTCGCGGACCTCGCCGCGATCCCCGGAGCGCGCGTCGATTACGCCCGCGTGGTGGACGCGGAAACGCTGCAACCGCTCGCGCGCCTCGAGCGCCCCGCGGTCGCGGCCGTCGCGGTGTTCCTGGGCACGACGCGGTTGATCGACAACCTCGTGCTCGCGTAA